From Maniola jurtina chromosome 7, ilManJurt1.1, whole genome shotgun sequence:
CTGCCAGAGAGACCAACGGGTCGCGCGACGCTGGTCACCACTGATGTTCCTATTGATAGAGAAAGTGATGTCGTTGTGCAAAACGGAGGAGTTTATAATTTCTTTGTTAAGGTAAATATGGTTATTCAATAATTTACATTCATGATTCTTGCCACATTTTTATAATTCGAAAAGTATGAATCATAAATTGATGAACCTTATTATTTTTCTCAGGCTACAGAATTAATAAACAACGAGGTGCCATCAGATTTTACAGTAATCCCTGTAACAATAATCGTGACCGACGTAGACGATCACATACCACAATTTAATCGAGACCTTTTCGACATATCCATACCTGAAAACATCGAAAATGGTAGTCCTATTCCAGGCTTATCTATCTACGTCGATGATAATGACTTAGGACAAAACAGCAAATACGATTTAAAACTACGCGATATTTATAACTCAGAAGGTGTTTTTTCAATTAGTACTGACCACGGCGAAGGAAGGACACCAATCAGTATAAAAGTAAAAGATTCCTCCAGATTAGATTACGATGTTGATGATGAAGAAAAAAGGCTATTTAGTTTTGATATTGTCGCTTCTGTGAACGATGAAGAACTTTCCTCTGCGAGAATTAACATAAAACTATTAGACATAAATGACAATGCACCAGTATTTGATGAACCACATTATAAATTCAACGTGCTGGAAAATGCGCTGGTTGGATATAAAATTGGTGACGTTCAGGCAACTGATAAAGACTACGGGATATTTGGTGAAATTGAATATTCACTAACAGGTTTTGGATCAAATTTGTTTAGTACTAATAAAAATACAGGAGGTTTGTATGTTGCGAATACACTGGACTATGAAACTCAAAGAAGTTACAGTCTAACTTTAGTTGCCAAAGATGGTGGCGGTAAAGGAACTACTACAAGTATATTCGTTGAAGTTTTAGATGCTAATGATAATGCACCAATTTTTGAAGCCTCAGAATATAGTCGTACTATAAGAGATGGCGCTACCAGTTTCGAACCACAGCTTGTTGTACGGGTaaggaattttaaatttaagttaagaaattaaattttaaagcaaATAACTTTGCTTTTTATAACTTTTACGACTTGACTTGTAGGCAACTGATGCAGATGGGCCAACTCAAGGAGGTGGTCGTGTTCGTTACTCGCTCGAATCAGATAATAGTATTGCACATAAGGGACAAGTCTTTGCTATTGACGAAGATACGGGAGAAATATCTATCGTTAACAAAGTTGAAACTATGGACACACCTAGGGGACAGTACGAATTAGTTGTAAGAGCAACAGATTACGgcaagtttttaattatttaactatttttgtcaagttattttattttcaatagtaAAATAGAAAGTTACTTACAAATTTTTCATGATGAAACTGCAGGAAAACCACCTTTATTCAATGAAACAAAAGTCTACATACGAGTTGGTGTACCTGGTAACCAGCGACCAACATTCAAGGGCAACTATCACCATTACACGTACACAGTTAATCAAAGAAACGCCGATAGCAACGAAGACTTTACATTTGATCTCAACCCAATGAATTATAAAGCCACAATAAGAGAAGATGCAAAACCAGGACAAAATGTTACAAATGTTATTGCAAATGACCCAGATGGATTAGACGATTTGTTATCCTATCACATAGTATCTGGATCAAAGGATAATTTCGTAATTAATGAAAAGTAAGTACTGAAATATAAAGTAGTTATTCTGAGTATATAAAAATCATTTAGAAATGTAATATggtttaaaaacattatttatttattttagaaccGGTCTAATAACAGTTTCCAACGATGCAAACCTTGACCGAGATGTTAACCCTGAACGTTATGAAATCATTGTTTCCGCTGTAGATAGTGGAATTCCGATTCCTGAAACTGCAACCACTACAGTATTTGTCACAATTCAAGACGTCAATGATAAACCACCTAAATTCAATACAACTGAATCTACTACCTACATATCTGAAAGAACCAAAGTCAATAATGTTGTAACAAAACTAGTGGCACACGATTCCGATTCAAATGCAAGACTCAAATACAGTTTGATGGAACCTATTAAAGCATTTTCTAAAGCCGGTGTTCAAGTCAAACCTAATTCACCTTACGATTATAAACATATATTCAAAGTTAATGAAGACACAGGAGAAATTCTTGTGAATGGCACTTTAGATTATAGTCAAGTATCTGTAGTAATATTGTCTGTGAAAGTTACTGATATTAATGCTGAAGTAAACAAAGAAAACCAATATGCTGTAACAGAACACACAATTTATATTCAACCTTATGCTGATAAAAATCCGCAGTTTACGAATCCCGGATGGACTAATTCAAATCCAATAATTCATCACAAGGTTAAAGAAGATCAACCGATTGGAAGCACTGTGCTTATTTTAATGGCAGAAGACCCTACTTCGGGTCATATGGTATCAAATTTTAAGGTCATTAATTCTGAAACTGGACTTTTACAAGTTGATCCTTTGAGTGGCCAAGTTGTACTGACTAAACATTTAGATTATGAAGAGCTCACGAACCCTAATTTAACTTTAACTGTGCATGCTACTAGTAACGATGGAACTAAGCATAGTTCAGCTAAAGTTATAATCGAGGTTGTAAATCTTAATGACAATCCACCGATCTTCAGTAAAGAGGtaaattagtaattttaatattttagttactTTCTGAAttgtaacttttaaaataacgaAATCTTTGTTATTACACAGCTATACAAAGTGAGCGTACCTGAATCGATTAGATATCCAGAGCAAATTCTAACAGTACAAGCAAAAGATAGCGATGCAGTATTAACTGATGAGGATAAAGAAAATGGTTTTGCTGAAGTGCGATATACACTGAGAGGGGAAAATGCAGAATTACTAACAATAGATGAAGTTACTGGAGTAATCAAGGTAAGGAATAATTTagcttctatttttaaaatgaattttattcaTGGTCAAGCAAAGTGGCGGTGGTTGGTTTTGTAAACAACTACAGTGATACTAATATCTATTTATAGGTGGCACCAAATAAGACTTTAGATCGTGAACGCCAATCAGTTCTTCGGCTAGAAGTAGAAGCATTTGATACACCAAAAGGAGGAGCAGACAGGCTCAAATCCGTTGCCACGGTACTTATAGACGTACTGGATGTAGATGATAACACACCGGCATTCGACAAGACTGTTTATACTGGTAAGATAACTTTGAACTCTTTAGAAAAATCCAATGATTAAAGATCGATATTGATTAGATTAATTCgtaggtaaagttgttaggtaTGTTAAAGAACTTTTGATGTTACAGCTGTAGTACCAGAAAACGTGCCAGTGGGAATAAGAGTAATTAAATTGACTGCAACAGACCCAGATGAAGGTTTAGGAGGAGAAATTAAGTACGAGTTTTTGGATGAAGGCGAAGCCAACGGTAAATCACCCCGCAATTCCTTATTTTGACCTACTTTGTATCATTTGGCTGTGGTTGTTTCTAACAACATAAATATTTTCAGGTCTATTTACAATAGATCCTGTGAGTGGAGAAGTACGGACTCAGCGAGATCTGACAGGTCGTGGTCGTACGGACCCGTATCGTTTGCTCATTGGAGCGACGGATGGTGGCGGGCATACTGGAGATGCGTCTCTGTCTCTGTATATCGGAGATGTTAGCGCTAATGATGGAGTACCGAGGTTTATTAGACCGGCGCCTGGAGAGACGCTGAGTGTTAGTGAGGTAAGCAGTAATAAGGAGAAAGTTTCTTTAAGTCCCATCTAGTATATTAAACAtcaatgtgtgtgtgtgtgtgtgtgttcctTCATCATCTACGTATCATTCATCCCATTGAGTtgaatctttatttatttatttttactaagaaGTCTTTATTGCGCACGCACATTTCAGGAAAACAATACATAGATATTTCAGAAACTATGCAAAAAGTGCAAGggtggccttattgctaaagcaatttCTTACACGTAACCTTTGGTGAAAACATTTGGTCTAAGGATTTAAGGAATTTAATCTTTGTGCAATTGTTGTTGACACTTGCGTGGGTTCTGACTTTATTACTCTAATATTATCAACGAATAATGGCTAGCAAAACTCTGAACATGTGGTCCAATTTATTGATGTTCATAGGTTAATAAAGTATTGTTCTAAACAAACAGCATATCTGAGCCATAATTTTTCTCTAATTTTAGAATGCCACCATCGGATCTCCTGTATTCCAAGTTGTAGCGAGTGACCCGGATGATCCCACTCAACCTTCGGGTCAACTATTCTACTCTATACAGCAGAGCAATGCGGATGCCAAGATATTTGCTATAGGTAGTGCTTTGCTATATACATACCTGCCTTCCTGAATACTCTTGAAAACAGCTTTTGGCGAGAGACCGTCTAAGAAGGTGTAATTCGAGGTATCGAGTTGCCGGGGCtatccaaatttttatttgattttataaattttaaatagcgagcaaataaGCAAGTCACCTGATGTAAAATGATTATCGTGAAAATATCGTGCGAGCAGGGCCGAAGGGTATTATGATGCGACAATTTGCATGTGTGGACAAAAAAATCTGGCAAAACTAGtagtcgaagtgcaccaggcatcCAGGTGGTGAAGGTAAAATTGCTTTGGATGGCGTGCAATGCGGTTATCTTGCGGTTATGGAAAATGGAGGGTGGAACGAGGTCAAGAAAAGCGCTTATATCTTTGCTGTGCTCTAGGCTTTCTAATGAGTTCATCAGTAATTTGAAGTTGTCCACAAGTTGATTTGAAAGAaaggaaccctcgtagctttagttttaaattaacgtaattaattatcacattactttatcattttacaaatctaacaattctgaccatcaaaaagagtacaatagtAACTACTTTGGATAAATGATTTCGAGTTTGAGTAATCAAAACATGTTTTGTTATTCACAGATCCCCACACTGGTCTAATAACAACACGTCAAACGTTGGACAGAGAGCGTAAACCATCGTACACGTTGGTGCTATTGGTCACAGACAGAGGCCAACCTCCACAGCAGAGTACGCGAATAGTCACTGTTGAAGTGGCCGATATAGATGATCATAAGCCACACTTTGGGAGAGGATTGGTTAGAATGATTTTCTATCTATTTTATAGTGCTTCCTTTGGTCTATCTGATATTATGTCTAATGTGGGTACTGATTAGTAGCTTAGATGGATATTGTCAAGTGATCTGCACAAATTCAGAGCCACTCAGCTATGAACTATgtaaagtattaaaaatttagCTGAGGGATAAAATCTATATAATAACCAAGGTCACTAATAGCGCAAATCATAAGCAAGTTGAAGTGT
This genomic window contains:
- the LOC123866639 gene encoding cadherin-23 isoform X2, whose product is MAEIILQRRKAASVLADPNPLLILLIICFIQLCGGQVINRAPHFIPQSGDMSQFSLSEDTPVGTPVYHLKGIDPENGLLRYSISGQYFSVDSSTGVVTLAKSLDREEKASLEVIISITDEGIAEAEPNTVSLRRVIPVRDVNDNPPVFHNRPYIVNISEALPVGSEIEVSPRIVVTDRDEGDNARIQVKCSTKERGSDFEACSTFKIVTEMETPNQYQVRIFLSKPLDFESRSAYVISLEASDASAKPLRAVASVAAAIQDVQDQPPAFVNAPYSATVPENTPPNTSVMEIIAKDGDTANPRPVLLTLEGDVQKYFQLLPERPTGRATLVTTDVPIDRESDVVVQNGGVYNFFVKATELINNEVPSDFTVIPVTIIVTDVDDHIPQFNRDLFDISIPENIENGSPIPGLSIYVDDNDLGQNSKYDLKLRDIYNSEGVFSISTDHGEGRTPISIKVKDSSRLDYDVDDEEKRLFSFDIVASVNDEELSSARINIKLLDINDNAPVFDEPHYKFNVLENALVGYKIGDVQATDKDYGIFGEIEYSLTGFGSNLFSTNKNTGGLYVANTLDYETQRSYSLTLVAKDGGGKGTTTSIFVEVLDANDNAPIFEASEYSRTIRDGATSFEPQLVVRATDADGPTQGGGRVRYSLESDNSIAHKGQVFAIDEDTGEISIVNKVETMDTPRGQYELVVRATDYGKPPLFNETKVYIRVGVPGNQRPTFKGNYHHYTYTVNQRNADSNEDFTFDLNPMNYKATIREDAKPGQNVTNVIANDPDGLDDLLSYHIVSGSKDNFVINEKTGLITVSNDANLDRDVNPERYEIIVSAVDSGIPIPETATTTVFVTIQDVNDKPPKFNTTESTTYISERTKVNNVVTKLVAHDSDSNARLKYSLMEPIKAFSKAGVQVKPNSPYDYKHIFKVNEDTGEILVNGTLDYSQVSVVILSVKVTDINAEVNKENQYAVTEHTIYIQPYADKNPQFTNPGWTNSNPIIHHKVKEDQPIGSTVLILMAEDPTSGHMVSNFKVINSETGLLQVDPLSGQVVLTKHLDYEELTNPNLTLTVHATSNDGTKHSSAKVIIEVVNLNDNPPIFSKELYKVSVPESIRYPEQILTVQAKDSDAVLTDEDKENGFAEVRYTLRGENAELLTIDEVTGVIKVAPNKTLDRERQSVLRLEVEAFDTPKGGADRLKSVATVLIDVLDVDDNTPAFDKTVYTAVVPENVPVGIRVIKLTATDPDEGLGGEIKYEFLDEGEANGLFTIDPVSGEVRTQRDLTGRGRTDPYRLLIGATDGGGHTGDASLSLYIGDVSANDGVPRFIRPAPGETLSVSENATIGSPVFQVVASDPDDPTQPSGQLFYSIQQSNADAKIFAIDPHTGLITTRQTLDRERKPSYTLVLLVTDRGQPPQQSTRIVTVEVADIDDHKPHFGRGLDDPPLLITTNEEVPVGTVIGTIEAIDEDIGENAAIDYVITAGNELDLLRLERTNDSKALIIAAMRIDREVVSRQLLTVKCFKYGTRARIHKSYNRLDPSEIQVVIKILDIDDHLPEFDNTNMTIGVRLNVPVDTIIATIKAIDKDPDALPIQYRIVNMTFESPIKSKSSNNITDVIVLNNVTGEMKIMKNLIHYADGIFRIIVRANNSMDPGRFSDLLVEVVVVRERDLLRLVVPGGRSRLAALKERISNVLETKRLRLQLHDAPHAAFYDNNGPCFQFRKMDTGEALTPKAMKQTIRSLGTEFQEILETYNVHNITSCGASRTKHTSAQHALLLLAAALPVAAFIATLVLCCMHSNAKRRMRSALLVREAAPAPTTLSAPTRLYAEPLYST
- the LOC123866639 gene encoding cadherin-23 isoform X1, whose product is MAEIILQRRKAASVLADPNPLLILLIICFIQLCGGQVINRAPHFIPQSGDMSQFSLSEDTPVGTPVYHLKGIDPENGLLRYSISGQYFSVDSSTGVVTLAKSLDREEKASLEVIISITDEGIAEAEPNTVSLRRVIPVRDVNDNPPVFHNRPYIVNISEALPVGSEIEVSPRIVVTDRDEGDNARIQVKCSTKERGSDFEACSTFKIVTEMVETPNQYQVRIFLSKPLDFESRSAYVISLEASDASAKPLRAVASVAAAIQDVQDQPPAFVNAPYSATVPENTPPNTSVMEIIAKDGDTANPRPVLLTLEGDVQKYFQLLPERPTGRATLVTTDVPIDRESDVVVQNGGVYNFFVKATELINNEVPSDFTVIPVTIIVTDVDDHIPQFNRDLFDISIPENIENGSPIPGLSIYVDDNDLGQNSKYDLKLRDIYNSEGVFSISTDHGEGRTPISIKVKDSSRLDYDVDDEEKRLFSFDIVASVNDEELSSARINIKLLDINDNAPVFDEPHYKFNVLENALVGYKIGDVQATDKDYGIFGEIEYSLTGFGSNLFSTNKNTGGLYVANTLDYETQRSYSLTLVAKDGGGKGTTTSIFVEVLDANDNAPIFEASEYSRTIRDGATSFEPQLVVRATDADGPTQGGGRVRYSLESDNSIAHKGQVFAIDEDTGEISIVNKVETMDTPRGQYELVVRATDYGKPPLFNETKVYIRVGVPGNQRPTFKGNYHHYTYTVNQRNADSNEDFTFDLNPMNYKATIREDAKPGQNVTNVIANDPDGLDDLLSYHIVSGSKDNFVINEKTGLITVSNDANLDRDVNPERYEIIVSAVDSGIPIPETATTTVFVTIQDVNDKPPKFNTTESTTYISERTKVNNVVTKLVAHDSDSNARLKYSLMEPIKAFSKAGVQVKPNSPYDYKHIFKVNEDTGEILVNGTLDYSQVSVVILSVKVTDINAEVNKENQYAVTEHTIYIQPYADKNPQFTNPGWTNSNPIIHHKVKEDQPIGSTVLILMAEDPTSGHMVSNFKVINSETGLLQVDPLSGQVVLTKHLDYEELTNPNLTLTVHATSNDGTKHSSAKVIIEVVNLNDNPPIFSKELYKVSVPESIRYPEQILTVQAKDSDAVLTDEDKENGFAEVRYTLRGENAELLTIDEVTGVIKVAPNKTLDRERQSVLRLEVEAFDTPKGGADRLKSVATVLIDVLDVDDNTPAFDKTVYTAVVPENVPVGIRVIKLTATDPDEGLGGEIKYEFLDEGEANGLFTIDPVSGEVRTQRDLTGRGRTDPYRLLIGATDGGGHTGDASLSLYIGDVSANDGVPRFIRPAPGETLSVSENATIGSPVFQVVASDPDDPTQPSGQLFYSIQQSNADAKIFAIDPHTGLITTRQTLDRERKPSYTLVLLVTDRGQPPQQSTRIVTVEVADIDDHKPHFGRGLDDPPLLITTNEEVPVGTVIGTIEAIDEDIGENAAIDYVITAGNELDLLRLERTNDSKALIIAAMRIDREVVSRQLLTVKCFKYGTRARIHKSYNRLDPSEIQVVIKILDIDDHLPEFDNTNMTIGVRLNVPVDTIIATIKAIDKDPDALPIQYRIVNMTFESPIKSKSSNNITDVIVLNNVTGEMKIMKNLIHYADGIFRIIVRANNSMDPGRFSDLLVEVVVVRERDLLRLVVPGGRSRLAALKERISNVLETKRLRLQLHDAPHAAFYDNNGPCFQFRKMDTGEALTPKAMKQTIRSLGTEFQEILETYNVHNITSCGASRTKHTSAQHALLLLAAALPVAAFIATLVLCCMHSNAKRRMRSALLVREAAPAPTTLSAPTRLYAEPLYST